Proteins from a genomic interval of Lolium perenne isolate Kyuss_39 chromosome 1, Kyuss_2.0, whole genome shotgun sequence:
- the LOC127307456 gene encoding uncharacterized protein, with product MPRKDASPRRWRRRRRLREDRLSDLSDDLLLEILRRVDTHTALGAAALSRRWASLPRELPAMDLKVTDILPPRYHRLYLLRDDARESKISSTLQDRRRLNAITGRYERRAMRAMICSVKRLLASRAHRRVERLSLEVFAYSTSPCINRLVVDAVDSWGVRDLEVVATPTGPLAFPDPPPYSFPCGLISRKPAGQSRLRSLRLANCLPPPLRGFTALTTLVLRDLPSTTPAATYEGVVAACPQLQVLHLVSCEFTSTTRRLVLDSPMSEIRELLLDGELMVVELRSLPKLESLTSLHADVILCSTAAAPCLARVSLAFSVGPLEGDSFAALNRRHQDCLIRMLLEFFQGAISVKDLVLRFTGPEMWILPKNPFSAMSNLRRLLVADVPSSWDISWPHLLIQAAPLLESLYVHASHGEDETRQEVLGEASSSSRHHHLKELVVIGFQRTERQMHLVRFAVEISTALKRVSLLKHGHVVDKGPSCDWEVVSQPSTWSHEEGLSVLDGIGCSAGQIQVILG from the coding sequence ATGCCTAGGAAGGATGCCTCCCCtcgccggtggcggcggcggcggcggctgcgcgaGGACCGCCTCAGTGACCTCTCTGACGACCTGCTTCTTGAAATCCTGCGCCGCGTCGACACGCATACCGCACTCGGCGCCGCGGCGCTCTCCAGGCGCTGGGCCAGCCTCCCTCGCGAGCTCCCCGCCATGGATCTCAAGGTCACGGACATACTGCCGCCGCGCTACCACCGCCTCTACCTCCTCCGCGACGACGCCAGGGAATCGAAGATCAGCTCGACTCTGCAGGACAGGAGGCGGCTAAATGCCATCACCGGGCGGTACGAGCGGCGTGCCATGCGGGCCATGATCTGCTCCGTCAAGAGACTCCTGGCCAGCCGAGCTCATCGGCGCGTGGAGAGGCTTTCGCTCGAGGTCTTCGCGTACAGCACCTCGCCCTGCATCAACCGCCTTGTCGTGGACGCCGTCGATTCCTGGGGCGTCCGGGATCTGGAGGTTGTTGCCACGCCGACGGGGCCGCTCGCTTTTCCGGACCCGCCGCCCTACAGCTTCCCTTGTGGCCTCATCAGCAGGAAGCCGGCCGGTCAGTCCCGCCTGCGAAGCCTCAGGCTGGCCAACTGCTTGCCCCCGCCGCTCCGGGGGTTCACTGCGCTCACCACGCTCGTCCTGCGAGACTTGCCCTCTACCACGCCGGCGGCCACCTACGAGGGAGTGGTCGCCGCGTGCCCGCAGCTGCAGGTGCTGCACCTCGTGTCGTGCGAGTTCACGAGCACAACCCGCAGGCTGGTACTGGACTCGCCCATGTCGGAAATCAGGGAGCTTTTACTCGACGGGGAGCTCATGGTAGTGGAGCTTCGGTCTCTTCCCAAGCTCGAGAGTCTCACCAGCTTGCACGCCGACGTGATTCTGTGCTCCACTGCCGCCGCGCCGTGCCTTGCGCGCGTGAGCCTGGCCTTTTCCGTAGGCCCGCTGGAAGGGGACAGTTTCGCCGCGCTGAACCGCCGGCATCAAGACTGCTTGATTCGCATGCTCTTGGAGTTCTTCCAAGGTGCCATCAGTGTGAAGGATCTCGTCCTGCGGTTTACTGGGCCAGAGATGTGGATCCTCCCTAAGAATCCCTTCTCTGCAATGTCAAACCTGAGAAGGCTTCTCGTTGCGGATGTGCCTTCGTCGTGGGACATCTCATGGCCGCATCTCCTCATCCAGGCGGCGCCATTGCTTGAAAGCCTTTACGTCCATGCCTCCCATGGCGAAGACGAGACGCGTCAGGAGGTACTGGGTGAAGCCTCCTCTTCTTCACGCCATCACCATTTGAAGGAGCTGGTTGTCATCGGCTTTCAGAGAACGGAGAGGCAGATGCACCTTGTGAGGTTCGCCGTGGAGATATCAACGGCACTGAAGCGTGTCTCTCTGCTCAAGCATGGACATGTCGTGGACAAGGGACCGTCTTGTGACTGGGAGGTGGTGAGCCAGCCGAGCACATGGAGCCATGAGGAGGGACTCTCCGTTCTCGATGGGATAGGTTGTTCGGCGGGACAGATCCAAGTGATCCTAGGTTGA